From a single Acidobacteriota bacterium genomic region:
- a CDS encoding NTP transferase domain-containing protein — MKGVILAGGLGSRLFPLTKITNKHLLPVYNQPMIYYPIRTLINAGIDDIMIVTGGNSAGDFLKLLGNGKDFGLKHVNYTYQEGEGGIADALSLVEHFADKEPICVVLGDNIIEKNIRAAADAYREQGKGAKILLKEVHDPQRFGVPELDGQRVLRIEEKPAEPKSSFAVIGIYFYDNTVFDVIKTLKPSDRGELEITDVNNHYIDRGEMSWNELDGWWTDAGTFESLLRASNMVAETGANNIGSVSAV, encoded by the coding sequence ATGAAAGGTGTAATACTTGCGGGCGGGTTAGGCTCGCGTCTTTTTCCGCTTACGAAGATAACGAACAAGCATCTTCTGCCGGTCTATAACCAGCCGATGATCTATTATCCGATCCGGACGCTGATCAATGCCGGCATCGACGACATTATGATCGTAACTGGCGGAAACTCAGCGGGTGATTTTTTAAAGCTGCTCGGTAATGGGAAAGATTTTGGACTCAAGCACGTTAACTATACTTATCAGGAAGGCGAGGGCGGCATTGCCGATGCTCTTTCATTGGTCGAGCATTTCGCTGATAAGGAACCGATCTGCGTCGTGCTTGGCGATAACATCATCGAGAAAAATATCCGTGCGGCCGCAGACGCATATCGCGAGCAAGGCAAGGGAGCGAAGATACTATTGAAGGAGGTCCACGACCCGCAACGTTTTGGTGTACCGGAACTGGATGGGCAACGCGTGCTTCGGATAGAGGAAAAGCCCGCGGAACCTAAATCGAGCTTTGCTGTTATCGGCATCTATTTCTACGACAACACGGTCTTTGACGTTATCAAGACACTTAAGCCGTCCGATCGCGGTGAGTTGGAAATAACCGATGTGAATAATCATTACATTGATCGTGGAGAGATGAGCTGGAATGAGCTCGATGGCTGGTGGACCGATGCCGGGACCTTTGAGAGCCTTTTGCGGGCGTCGAATATGGTTGCTGAAACCGGAGCGAATAACATAGGCAGCGTCTCGGCAGTCTGA
- the asnB gene encoding asparagine synthase (glutamine-hydrolyzing): protein MCGIVGIVNNGGREASREVLERMNRAIFHRGPDDDGFYLKENVGLAMRRLAIIDLASGKQPIYDASRTKWIVFNGEIYNYQELRQELEADGVHLYTNSDTEAIVNLYAKYGADCLKRLRGMFAFAIWDESEKELFIARDRVGKKPLLYSHRPNGDLIFGSEFLALLEHPDISREVDNTAIDAYLSYLCVPAPLTAYKEIRKLEPGHWMKWRAGKIETSRYWLPDFSKKIKITESEAIEETTRILRESTRLRMISEVPLGAFLSGGVDSSTVVALMAEESSQPVKTFSIGFEEQDFSELKYARRVAEHVGAEYNEFIVRPNALDVIPTLVEHYGEPYADSSAIPTYYVAKETRRHVTVALNGDGGDESFAGYERYAAMLAAEQYSKIPGALRKALIEFPIGLYPTSEIKKSRARDVKRFLKAAVLPRNERYFRWMSTFDRETKPELYAREFAESLNGTRASDTLDHWFASARGSGLLDAALLTDQMTYLPNDLLVKVDIATMANSLEARSPFLDHNLIEFAASLPEGLKMSRLRPKYLLKKVAERLVPREVIYRRKMGFGVPVGKWFRGEMKDFVREALLSERALGRGIVKPEMMRKYVDEHTGGERDHAFQIWTLLMLELWFQRFIDR, encoded by the coding sequence ATGTGTGGGATCGTCGGCATTGTAAATAATGGCGGCCGCGAGGCGAGCCGGGAAGTCCTTGAGAGGATGAACCGCGCCATATTTCACCGCGGGCCGGATGACGACGGTTTTTACCTGAAAGAGAATGTCGGGCTCGCGATGCGGCGGCTCGCGATCATTGATCTCGCCTCGGGAAAGCAGCCGATCTATGACGCCAGCCGCACAAAGTGGATCGTCTTTAACGGCGAGATCTATAACTATCAGGAATTGAGGCAAGAGCTTGAGGCAGATGGCGTTCATCTCTACACAAATTCAGATACCGAAGCGATCGTAAATCTATATGCGAAGTATGGTGCCGATTGCCTGAAGCGTTTGCGAGGAATGTTCGCTTTTGCGATCTGGGATGAGAGTGAAAAGGAGCTTTTCATTGCCCGCGACCGCGTCGGGAAAAAGCCGCTTCTGTATTCTCACCGTCCGAATGGCGATTTGATCTTCGGCTCCGAGTTCCTCGCACTTCTCGAACATCCTGACATTTCCCGTGAGGTCGACAACACCGCGATCGACGCCTATCTTTCTTATCTTTGCGTCCCGGCTCCCTTGACCGCCTATAAAGAGATCAGGAAGCTCGAGCCCGGCCATTGGATGAAATGGCGGGCGGGAAAGATCGAAACCTCGCGGTATTGGCTGCCCGACTTTTCGAAGAAGATCAAGATCACAGAGAGCGAAGCGATCGAGGAGACGACACGGATACTTCGCGAATCGACGAGACTCCGAATGATATCCGAGGTTCCGCTCGGTGCCTTTCTTTCCGGCGGGGTCGATTCATCGACTGTTGTTGCCCTGATGGCCGAGGAGAGTTCGCAGCCGGTCAAGACCTTTTCGATCGGCTTTGAGGAGCAGGATTTCAGCGAGCTTAAGTATGCCCGCCGTGTTGCCGAGCACGTAGGTGCCGAATATAACGAATTCATTGTCCGCCCTAATGCTCTCGATGTTATTCCGACCCTCGTTGAACATTACGGCGAGCCCTATGCCGACTCATCCGCGATCCCGACCTACTACGTAGCGAAGGAAACCCGCAGGCATGTCACTGTCGCCCTAAATGGCGATGGCGGAGATGAGAGTTTCGCGGGTTATGAGCGATATGCGGCGATGCTTGCGGCCGAGCAATATTCGAAGATACCCGGGGCTTTGAGAAAGGCGTTGATCGAGTTCCCGATCGGTCTTTATCCGACTTCGGAGATCAAAAAGTCGCGGGCGCGTGACGTCAAGCGTTTTCTCAAGGCTGCCGTTCTTCCGCGAAATGAACGTTATTTCCGCTGGATGTCTACCTTTGACCGTGAGACGAAGCCCGAGCTTTATGCCCGCGAATTTGCCGAATCGCTGAATGGGACACGAGCGTCAGATACTCTGGATCACTGGTTCGCGTCTGCCCGGGGTTCGGGGCTTCTTGATGCGGCGTTGCTAACGGACCAGATGACATATCTGCCAAACGATTTGCTCGTAAAGGTGGATATTGCGACAATGGCAAATTCACTGGAAGCTCGGTCGCCGTTTCTCGATCATAACCTGATCGAGTTTGCCGCGAGCCTGCCCGAAGGGCTTAAGATGTCGCGGCTTCGGCCGAAATATTTGCTCAAGAAGGTCGCCGAGCGGCTTGTGCCTCGTGAGGTGATTTACCGGCGAAAGATGGGATTTGGCGTCCCGGTCGGGAAATGGTTCCGCGGTGAAATGAAAGATTTTGTCCGCGAAGCCCTTCTCTCGGAAAGAGCTCTTGGCCGCGGAATAGTAAAGCCGGAGATGATGCGAAAGTATGTGGACGAGCACACCGGCGGCGAGCGCGACCATGCATTTCAGATCTGGACATTGCTGATGCTGGAACTTTGGTTTCAGCGATTTATTGATCGATAA
- a CDS encoding glycosyltransferase, with amino-acid sequence MKILRIIARLNVGGPARHVVWLTRALEDENYSSRLIAGSVPEGEESMEYFAEENGVEPVYLREMSRELSLRDVISLFKVYRELLRFEPDLIHTHTAKAGTIGRAAAFAYRWLTLSTLVGRPRRVRMVHTFHGHVFHSYYGAAKTSLFLFIERVLARFATDRIVVISRQQLEEINTTFKVGKPKQFKVIPLGIDLEPFDVTLDARSAIRSEWKVADDQLLFGFVGRLTEIKNIPLLIEAMGRLMTTDASLSEKMKFVIVGDGQLRPELEGLVNDAGLDNEIIFAGNRTDIPAVYSALDAVVLTSLNEGTPLSLIEAMAAGKPVISSMVGGVADLLGAFEDDLDGFHRYERGLGFASGDAKGLEMCLNYLGNNEKLRNELGQNGKVFVRKFYSKERLIDDVKALYRELV; translated from the coding sequence ATGAAAATTCTCCGAATCATCGCGAGGCTCAATGTAGGAGGCCCGGCCCGGCATGTCGTCTGGCTTACAAGGGCTCTCGAGGATGAAAACTATTCATCGCGTCTGATAGCTGGAAGCGTCCCGGAAGGCGAAGAAAGCATGGAGTACTTCGCCGAGGAGAACGGAGTCGAGCCGGTTTACCTTCGCGAGATGAGCCGGGAACTTTCGCTCCGCGACGTTATCTCGTTATTTAAGGTCTATCGCGAACTGTTGCGATTCGAACCCGACTTGATCCACACACACACGGCGAAAGCGGGCACGATCGGCAGGGCCGCAGCTTTTGCTTACAGATGGCTCACACTTTCTACGTTGGTCGGGCGGCCAAGACGAGTGAGGATGGTTCACACATTTCACGGCCACGTTTTTCATAGCTACTACGGTGCGGCGAAAACATCCCTTTTTCTCTTCATTGAACGGGTTCTTGCAAGGTTTGCGACCGATCGGATCGTCGTCATCAGCCGGCAGCAGCTTGAAGAGATAAACACTACTTTCAAGGTCGGCAAACCCAAGCAATTCAAGGTGATCCCGCTCGGGATCGATCTTGAGCCGTTCGATGTGACGCTAGACGCACGTTCCGCTATCCGATCCGAATGGAAGGTCGCCGACGATCAACTGCTTTTCGGTTTCGTTGGCCGGCTTACGGAGATAAAGAACATCCCGCTATTGATCGAGGCTATGGGACGCCTAATGACGACGGACGCATCCCTATCGGAAAAGATGAAGTTCGTTATCGTCGGCGATGGGCAACTGCGACCAGAATTGGAAGGACTTGTGAATGATGCTGGTTTGGACAACGAGATCATCTTTGCGGGAAACCGGACTGATATTCCTGCGGTGTATTCTGCTCTTGACGCCGTAGTTCTGACATCGCTGAATGAAGGAACGCCGCTTTCGCTGATCGAGGCGATGGCCGCAGGCAAACCTGTCATTTCTTCGATGGTCGGCGGTGTTGCGGATCTCTTAGGTGCATTCGAGGACGACCTCGACGGTTTTCATCGATACGAGCGTGGACTCGGTTTTGCCTCGGGGGACGCCAAAGGGTTAGAAATGTGCTTGAACTATTTGGGGAATAATGAAAAATTACGTAATGAGCTCGGGCAAAATGGTAAGGTCTTTGTTAGAAAATTTTATTCGAAGGAACGGCTGATCGACGACGTAAAGGCTCTTTACCGTGAGCTTGTTTGA
- a CDS encoding dTDP-4-dehydrorhamnose 3,5-epimerase family protein, with protein sequence MVEFTEGEIKDVVVYQLKKYHDDRGWLAELFRHDELAEEFFPVMSYISFTTPGIARGPHEHVDQADLFCFIGPSTFNMRMWDNRPDSPTFNYMMSFDAGIDEPLAVVVPKGVVHGYKNIGDSDGMVINCPNRLYMGEGKREPIDEIRHEDDPETPYRMD encoded by the coding sequence ATGGTTGAATTCACCGAGGGCGAGATCAAGGATGTGGTCGTGTATCAGCTTAAAAAGTATCACGATGATCGCGGCTGGCTTGCCGAGCTGTTCCGGCACGATGAGCTTGCTGAGGAGTTCTTTCCGGTAATGTCCTACATTTCGTTCACAACTCCGGGAATCGCTCGCGGCCCACATGAACACGTCGACCAGGCGGACCTTTTCTGTTTCATCGGCCCGTCAACATTCAATATGCGTATGTGGGACAATCGCCCGGATTCGCCTACGTTCAACTACATGATGTCGTTCGATGCCGGTATCGACGAACCCCTGGCCGTCGTCGTGCCGAAGGGTGTTGTTCACGGCTACAAGAATATCGGCGATTCGGACGGAATGGTCATAAACTGTCCCAACCGGCTCTATATGGGCGAAGGTAAAAGGGAACCGATCGACGAAATTCGTCACGAAGACGATCCGGAAACGCCATATCGAATGGATTAA